The DNA region CACGAACTGGTGGGGCACCCCCAGCACGCCTAGCAGCGCCTGATCCACCGTGCCTACACCGTATTCGCTCAGGCCCGCGCGTTTGCGGGCGCTGAACCAGCTCTCGGCGCGGACGTTCAGCCGCTCCTCGGCGGCGGTGGCCGAATCGTTCTGTGGGTTGAGGGTCCGCGTCAAGTTCTCCTGATACGCCTTGTTCAGCAACGCGCCCCCGTGCATCAGTTGGAGGTCCGGCTCGACCTCCCGCCGCGAGGCCTCATGCAGGAACTGGCGAAAGCGCATATACATCGCGTTGCCCGTCGCCTGGGTGGGCAGGGCAATGTACAGGCCCCGGTGCCCCAATTTCGTTTGCAGCCAGGTTGCCGCGTGCAGCCCGGCCTCCGTCTTGCCCTCGCCCATCGGGGCCTCCACCAGAATAAGGGTGGGTTCGGCGCTCAGGGTGGGCAGGAGGGCCGCCAGTTGCTCTTGCAGGGCGCGGGGCAGGAAGCCGGGGATGTAGGCGAACATCTCGGCGGGCGACTGAACTTCAGTTTGCAGCGGCCTACGTTCTGTCCAACCAACGCTCCTCAGCTTGGCCCGGGCCTTGCCGCGCGCCTTCTCGAAGTAGGCCGCTAGGTTCTCGATGGGCAGCGGATCCACCTGGGACGGCACCTCGAAGCTGCTGCCCAACCAGTCGGCGAAGCTCGTCAGGCCCGCAAGGCGCATATAGGCTGGGGCAGAGAGATCGTGGAGAGGAGGTGACATGCTCAACCCCAGTGCCTGCAACACCTTCTTGAACAGCATGAACTGAGCGCCCTCCCAATCGCCCGCTCCGCGCTCGTGGGTGGGAATCTGGAGGCCCTGCCTGGAGGTGGGCCGCCCGTGGTGACAGCCAACGGCATCCGCGACTTTTTCCCTGGCGGCTTGACCCCAACCGACTCGCTTGAGCAGAGGGGGCAACAGTAGTTGCGAGACTTCACCGTGCGGGACGTTGCTGGTCCCCAGGCCCGCCATCAGCCGCTCCACGCCGGGCAGCGGCCTCTTCTCCGCCATATTCCAGAGAGCTTGAAAGGTGGGGCTGGCCTTGCCCAAATCGTGCAGCCCGGCTAGAGCGCAGACCCAGCGGCGGGCGGTCTCTACGTCCACCCCGTAATCCTCGGCGAGAAGGGTCAGCGTGTGAGGCGGTTCCAGCTCCAGAATCTCCCAAGTGCAGGCAGCCACGTCCAGCAGGTGCGTTAAAACGGGAAGATAGCGCCCGTCGCCCGCTTTGCCGTCGCTCCGGCGGTCACTTTTGGCCCACAGATACCACGCTTGCTGTGTCGCTCTGTCCATGCCTCAGCGTAAGAGGACAGTGCGTCAAATCGTGTCGGAGTTGCGGTCCATCCAGTCCGCGAGCCGGAGGCCGTCCATCCGCTCGTATTCGCGCGTTATGTGTCACCAGCTCCAGTCCCCGGGCCAGCGCCACGCCTGCGTCCAGCAGGTCACAGGGGCCAATGGGCGTGCCCTATTGCCAAAGGGCGGTGCGGATATACGATGTGATTCCGGCATCCTGCGGCCCGTAGTCCAGCACCATGACTTGCGGCAGCCACAGGTTCAGGGCCACTTCCACTACCGCCAGGCGAGCGGGTTTGAGGCTCATGCCGAACTCCAGCTCAATCAGGGTCACGGTGTTGACCGCCAGTTCGGTCAGGGGCATGGCGGCAAGGTGGCTTCGAACCGCGCCCTCACCGCGCACGGCGAGGCTGATGGTATCGGTATCCAGCAGGAAGCGAATCAGAACAAGTTCCGTTCATGGGGCGGCAGTACATCGTCCTCGGGCATCTCGAAGTCGGCAAGTTCGGGGGAGGGGGCGGACGTGAAGAAGGCCGGCGCTTCGGGAGACCACTGTTGCCCTGCCGCTCCTATGGCGGTCAACTGAACGGCGGGCTTGCCATTCCGTGCGATGACGACAGTTTCGCCGCGCTCGGCGGCGTCCACCAGCTTGCTGAGCTGCTTTTTGGCGTCGTGCATGTTGAACACAGTCATGACTTCTACTTAGCTAAGCGGTTAGCTCAGACGTTACACTATCCCTAGTCCTCGCGTGGGCGGGGATGGTCCGCTATAGCCCGAAGGGCGTCCGTTTTCCCCGTGTGGGCGGGGATGGGTAAGGTCGGGCTCTCAAAGTAATAGAAATAAGCGAGCGAATTACTCAAGCTATACCCCGAAGGGATTGTATTTCTCCTTGACCTCGCGTAGGGTGGGATTGGAGGTGAATAACGAAAGACGCCCACTCCTGGCGGGGAGTGAACGTCGGTCAGCAAACAAAAGTACTGTCGGTCTTCGTTTGCGAGGGCAGTCTAATCGGCTGTCTTCGTCCGCTCAAGGAGGTAAACCACGATGAGCCCATCTGAGTGCATAGTCCTGCTGGAAAGGCTGTTCCAGCTTGCCGAAACGCGGCTGGAGCAGGGCCAACGTCCAGAAAGTCTGCTTCCCCTCCTGCGTCTGGCGACGGAATTGCTGGAGCTTGAGGACGAGTAGGGCTTGGTGAGGGCAGGGGGAAGTCCCCCCTGCCTTCTCTTTCTGATAGCACTGCACTTAATTTTTCTAACTGGTTTCCTGTTGTCAAACTCTGTGCGACAAGGAGGCGACACCTCTCCTTCACACTTTCCAAAGGAGGTGCAATGTTGGCTAGCTTTTCGCTTATTGACGACGGCTGGATTCCCAGTCGTCCACTGGAAGGCGGCGCGGTGCAGCACGTGGGCCTGCGCGAGGTCCTGACGCAGGCGCAGGCGTTCGAACGTATAGATGACCCGTCGCCGCTGGTGACAGTGGCCCTGTACCGCCTGTGCCTCGCCGTGCTGCACCGGGCACTGCGAGGCCCGGGGGACGCCGCGCAGGTGGCGGAGTGGTACAGCGGCGGCTTCTCACAGGAGGCCATTCACAGATATCTGGACGCGCACGCGGACCGCTTCGACCTGTTTCACGAGACGCTGCCCTTTATGCAAGTGGCAGACCTGACGCCTGAACTGGACGGCGGCAAGTACCTGAGCCACTGGACCCGCCTGGGCACGGAAGTGGGCAGCGCGAATACGACGGCGCTGTTTAACCCGGCGGGGCGGCCCGGCGGCGAGCGGAACGACTCGATTTCCCCCGCTGAGGCCGCGCGGCGCTTGCTGGAGCATCAGACCTTTGCATTGGGGGGACTGATCAAGCGGTTTACTACGTCCGCCAAGGCCGCTCCCATCGCCACCTTCGCCCTCACCCTCCCGCAGGGCCGCACCCTGCACGAGACGTTCTGCCTGAATTTGGTGCCCTACCGGCCCGATGGGGACGCACCGGCCTGGGAACAACCTCCCCTACGCGCCGAGGCGGTGCGGAAGTTATATGAGGGGAGCGCCGATCTTTCCCGCGTAGTCATGGGCCTGACCGACCATTACTCCTGGGTCAGCCGCTCGGTTCGGTTGACCCAGGTGGAGGAAGACGGTTCGGTCCGCGTTCGTTTCATCGGTTTTGCGGCGGGCATTCCCTTCAAGAACACGCTGGAGGAGACGGGCAAGACTGTAGACCCGATGGTGGCGACGGTTCCTGGCCGTGATCCCAAGCAGCCCTTCCCCTTTCCCCAGAAGCTGCGCCGCGAGCAACTGTTCTGGCGTGACGTGCTGGCCCTGCTGCCCGAGCCGCAAAACCAGCGGCAAGTGCTGGAAGGCGGACAGGCGGCAGGCCAGGTGGTCCGGGTCAAGGGCACCCCACCCGCCAGCGTCTACCACGCCCGCGAGGTGCTGAGGGCGCTGGAGGAGCAGGGCCACAGCATCGGTGGCAGCTTCGACTTGGACGCACTGGAGGACGCCCCCACCAGTCGCTACGCATATGCGCAGCCAGTCATTCCGGTGAGTGTTTTCGGGCAGGTGACCGATCAGGGCAAGGCGTTCTCGTACCGGCAGGAGGGTTACACCCTGCCCCATGCCTTTGTCGAGGAGCCCCAGCGCTTCACCGACGAGGTGTTCACTGCCCTGGAAGCCGCCAAGCACGCGGGTGGCGGCCTCAAGCAAGCCATTCGCCGTCTGGTGGTGGAGACGCTCTCACGCGGTGGTGAGCGTGAGCCGCACAAAGACGACGTGAATAAGTTGATGGACCAACTTCCCGCCGAGGCGACGTTCTGGGCGCGGCTAGAGGCCCCGTTTCGACAATACCTCGCCGCGCTGGACGACTCGCCCCCGGCTGCGGCGCGGGAGTGGCGGCGCACCCTCACCCGCACCGCCTGGGACGCCTGGACGTTGGCCTGTCAGGGCGTGGGCGAAGGCGCGGCAGCGTTGCGGGCCGCGAGTATCGCCAAGGGCATTCTGGTCAGCACTTTAAAGCCATTGAATTCAGGAGGCGACTGAATGACCGCAGAAGAAGAGAAAAAGCCTCAGGAAAGGCAGACCCAACGCCAAAAGCAACTGGAAAAATGGCAGAGGTTCTTTGAGTCCTTGGCGGAATTTGATCGCGGGCAATTGGCTAAGCTCCGCCAGTCGCTTGCCAATAGACCTGCCCGTTTCCTCACTGGCACTCTCTATGCTGCTGGGCTGGAAAATGAAACGCGCGTAGAGTGGCAAAGAGATGTCTTGGAACTCGTGGCGGGCCTGTTCTCGCTCGTTGAGCGTCCTCACGACGAGCAGACGGAGGCCGAGGCTGAGCGGCAAAAGCGCAAGCAGCAGCCGCTGGGACTGCTGCTAGGCGAACTGCACGTCGCACAGAACCGCAAATCAGGACGCAAGCTGGACGCACCTAGCAGCATCGAAAGCCGCTTCCTGGCTCTGTTGGATGCTGATGCGGAGGCATTGCCCTACCAGCTTCGGCAGGCGCTGACGCTGCTAAAGGCCAATGACACTAAGCCCGATTGGGCGCGACTTACCAATGACCTAATGCTCTGGCAGACCCGACTTGGCGATGGTATCCGCCGTGAATGGTCAGACGCCTTCTATACAGAAGCCGCCAAGCAAATTAGAGCTGAAGCCAATACCATAGACACACCCGAACCCGAACTCGCCCCGGAGGACCCCGCATGAAGGCCCTGCTCGAACTGCACCTTATTCAGAACTTTGCCCCCAGCAACCTCAACCGCGACGATACCGGTAGCCCCAAGGACGCCTACTTCGGCGGGGTGCGCCGCGCCCGCGTCAGCAGCCAGAGCTTCAAGCGGGCGATGCGGATGGACTTCAAGGAACGCCACTTATTGACCCGCGACGAGATCGGCGAGCGGACCAAGCGTGCCCATGAGGCCATCCGCGACCTATTGAAGGAGGCTGGGCGGGGCCACGAGGAGGCTGAGAAAGCGGCCATAGAAGCTCTGAAAGGCGTGAAACTTGAGGTCAAGACGACCAAACGTAAGGATGGAATTCAAGAAAAGAAAACGGAATATCTCGTTTTCCTGGGTAGGGATGAATTGGCCTCGTTCAGTCAGAAGATTCTTGAAAATTGGGAGGGCTTCGAAGCTCATCTCAAAGCTTTAGAGGCTGAGGCACAGAAAAAAACTCCCAAAGCTGTAGACCTTCCCAAGGAATTGAAGGCAAACCTTCTAGGTGCTTTGGATGGCTCGCGCGCCGTGGACATCGCCCTCTTCGGGCGGATGCTGGCCGATCTGCCCGACAAGAATGCCGACGCCGCCGCGCAGGTGGCCCACGCACTGGGCACCCACGCCATGAGCCGCCGCGAGTTCGACTTTTACACGGCAGTGGACGACCTCAAGCCGAATGACACGGCGGGCGCGGACATGCTGGGCACGGTGGAGTTCGGCAGCGCCACCTTCTACCGTTACCTGTGCATTGACCTCGCCAAGCTGCGGGGGAACTTGGGCGGGGACGACGACCTGGTGCTGCGCGGGCTGAAGGCGCTGTTGTACGCCAGCGTGTACGCCGTACCCACTGGCAAGCAGAACACCTTTGCGGCACACAACCTCCCCAGCCTGATCTCCACCGTGGTGCGGCAGGACGCCAGCCCGCGCAACCTCGCCAATGCCTTCGAGGTGGCCGTGAAGGCCAGAGAGGGCGGCCACGTCGCGCCCAGCATCGAGAAACTGGCGAACGAGTGGGACAGGCAGGAGCGCATCTTCGGCCAGGGCGGGCGTGGGCGGTACGTGAACGCGCACGACGAGTTGGAGATGGAGGCCCTGGGCGAACGGCAGCCGAACGTGGAGACCCTGATTGGCAGCGTGCTCAACGATGTGCGCGGCGTGCTGGGCCAGTTGGGGCAGTGAGGGATGGCGACCTTGCTGATCCGGCTGGTGGGGCCGATGCAGGCGTGGGGCACCCGCAGCCAGTTCGACGACCGTGACACCGAGGCCGAGCCCAGCAAAAGCGGTGTGCTCGGCCTGGTGGCTGCGGCGCTGGGCATTGACCGGGCCGAGCCGGTGGACCACCTTGCCGCCCTGCGTTTCGGCGTGCGGGTGGACCGCGAAGGTGTGGTCCGCAGCGATTACCACACGGCGCAACTCTTTCCCGGCGAGCGCAAGACGAGCACCAGCGTGACGCGCCGCGCCTACCTCGTAGACGCTGCCTTCTGGGCAGCGTTGGGCGGCGAGCGTCCGCTGCTGGAAGCCACCCACGCGGCCCTGCGAAACCCGCACTGGCCCCTGTGCCTGGGACGCAAGAGCTTTCCGCCCTCGGAAGCGCTCTGGCTGGACGGCGGTGTCCGTGAGGGCGAGTTGCTGGACGTGCTGCGCTCGGCCCCCAGCCTGCGTGGCGAGCGGAACGATCCCGACGCCCCTTACCGCTTCGTGGTGGACCGGGACGCGGTGTCGGGCGACACGCGCCGCCTTTCACCGGGCCTGCGCCGGGACGATCCCACCGCCTCCTTTGCCGAGCGTCGCTACGCCCTGCGCGACGTGTGGATGTTCAGCGAGGCTCCTATGGCACGGCCCGCGCCCCTGCCGGAGGTGGGCTGATGTACCTCTCCCGTCTCTTCCTGAACGAGGGGAACCGTCAGGCCGATGGAGACCTGCGGAGCGCTTACGGCCTGCACCAGTCGCTGCGCTGGGCCTTTCCCGGCGCGGGCGAGGAAGGCCGCCCCCTCCCCGACGGCGAGCGGTTGCTGTGGCGCAACGATGATCAGAAGGGCCTCCTCGTGCAGAGCATGACCCGCCCCGATTGGCAGGCACTGGAGGACCGCTGGCCCGGCTACTTCCAAGACATCCAGGTGAGGCCCCTGGACCTCTCGGGCCTGCGCGAGGGGGACCGTCTGCTGTTCCGTTTGCGGGCGAACGTTACCGTCAACCGTTACCGCAACGACCAAGACCGCACGACGGACCCCCGCACGAAGCGGGAAGCCCTGCGCGGCGCGAAGGAACAACTGGAATGGCTCGACCGCCAGGGCGAACGGGGCGGCTTTGCCATACTGGGCGCGGACATCGTGCAGAGCGGCAACGTCCGGCTGTACAAGGCGCGGGGAGGCGCGCCCATGACCCTCTTCGCCGTGACCTTCGAGGGGCTGCTGACCGTGGAGGATCCCTCACAACTCGCGCAGACCGCACAGCAGGGCGTCGGCAAGGCCAAATCGCTGGGCTTCGGCCTGCTGAGCCTCGCCCGGAGGTAGACCGTGACGGATCTCATGACGCATCAGAGCCAGGCTCCAATCGTCTGGAAGAAACAGAATCTCCGGGAACTGCCCAAGTTTCGGGACGGGACCTCTTATCTGTACCTCGAGCACAGCACGCTGGAGCAGGACGGGCGCAGCATCCAAGCCTTCCACCCAGAGGGCATGATCACCATTCCCTGTGCCAGCTTGGGCGTGCTGTTGCTCGGCCCGGGGACCAGCGTGAGCCACAGCGCCATGAAGGCCCTCTCGGACACGGGCTGTTCAGTGCTGTGGGTGGGCGAACAGGGCGTGCGGATGTATGCCAGCGGCGTTGGGGAATCGCGCAAATCGGAGCGCCTGATGCGACAGGCCCGGCTGTGGGCACACCCCCGCAGTCGTGAACGCATCGTGCGGCAGATGTACACGATGCGCTTCCCAGAGGGGCTGCCCGACCACCTCACGCTGCAACAGATTCGCGGGCGCGAGGGGGCACGGGTGCGCGACTTGTACGCCCGCTACAGCCAAGCGCACGGCGTCAAGTGGCAGGAGCGCAAGTACAATCGCGGGAACTGGGACGAGGCCAGCCCCATCAACAAGGCGATCAGTAGCGGGACCGCTTGCCTGTACGGCCTCGCGCACGCAGCCATCCTGAGTTGTGGATACAGCCCAGCCCTGGGCTTCGTGCATACCGGCAAGCAACTCAGCTTCGTGTACGACGTGGCGGACCTGTACAAGATGGAAGTCGTGATGCCCGTCGCCTTTCAGGAGGCGGCGCGGGGCGGCCAGGACATCGACCGACGTGTGCGCCTGGCCCTGCGCGACCACATCAAGCAGTTGCGGCTGCTGGAGCGCATGGCGAACGATCTGCTCACCCTCCTCGACGACCGCCATGAGATTGACCCCGGGGATGACGACGTGGGCGAGTTGTGGGACCCCGAAGGCAATGTGCAGGGTGGGGTGAACCATGCTGGTGATGACGCTTGAGCGTGTTCCCCCATCCTTGCGCGGAGAGCTGACACGCTGGCTGATCGAGGTCCAGACGGGCGTGTACGTGGGCACCGTCAGCGCTACTGTCCGCGACCTACTGTGGGACAAGGTGGTGCAGCACGCCCGCGGAGGCCGCTGCACCCAGCTCTACCGCAGCAACAGTGAGCAGGGTTTTGCTGTCCGGATGCATGGCGAGGGGCGGCGTACGTTGGTGGATCTCGAAGGGTATCAACTTGTGGCCGTCAAGGACGCCCGGTATGAGACACTAAAAGGGAACTTTGCCCCTCCCGAGGAGCTTGAAACTTTGTAAGGTTAGTTACCCTGGGGTCGAGGGTCTTCAGGGGAGAGGATGTAGGGTTTACTGCGTCAGTTCAGAGTGTTTTCCCCGTGCAGGCGGGGATGTTCCGGCCTGGCGGTAGGCCTGCCCGAGATACACGGCGTTTTCCCCGTGCAGGCGGGGATGTTCCGGGCTCGAGCTTGCGGGCCTCCTCCGCGCAGTTGTTTTCCCCGTGCAGGCGGGGATGTTCCGGCGGCACGGGGATCGTTCCGCACGCCCCCGAGGTTTTCCCCGTGCAGGCGGGGATGTTCCGCCCACCCACGCCGGGGCACTCTCCAGAATCCGGTTTTCCCCGTGCAGGCGGGGATGTTCCGCGCGGTAGCTCTGCATCAGCAGCGGCGCGTTCGTTTTCCCCGTGCAGGCGGGGATGTTCCGGTTTTCCGACATCACAGCCGCAACCGCGAAAAGTTTTCCCCGTGCAGGCGGGGATGTTCCGCGGCCTCTCGTATCCCGTCAGGCAAACCCTCGGTTTTCCCCGTGCAGGCGGGGATGTTCCGAGCAAGTTCTGGAAGCGTGTCGGTGAGATCGCGTTTTCCCCGTGCAGGCGGGGATGTTCCGGGATATTCGAATAGCGGCATCTCGTCGGGGTTGTTTTCCCCGTGCAGGCGGGGATGTTCCGCTGAACCCATGCCCCAGCCCACAGAAGAGCAAGTTTTCCCCGTGCAGGCGGGGATGTTCCGTACGACCTGATGCAGGAGTTCGGCGCCGATCAGTTTTCCCCGTGCAGGCGGGGATGTTCCGGCGCGTGCCAACCCGAGCAGCTTCCCGACGGTGTTTTCCCCGTGCAGGCGGGGATGTTCCGACCGGCAACCCCGTCGGCAACGTCGGTATCAAGTTTTCCCCGTGCAGGCGGGGATGTTCCGCCAGGGGGGCGAAGTGGCATTCCCTCGGATTCGTTTTCCCCGTGCAGGCGGGGATGTTCCGATGAGAACCCAACAACACGGTTTCCCGGAGACGTTTTCCCCGTGCAGGCGGGGATGTTCCGGGGATCAGGACGCCGCTGGCGATGGTGGCGATGTTTTCCCCGTGCAGGCGGGGATGTTCCGCGTTCGGGAGGATGGCCCGGCGCTCGGGGTCGGTTTTCCCCGTGCAGGCGGGGATGTTCCGTGGCGAGCGGCGAACTCTCGCCCTCCTCGCCCGTTTTCCCCGTGCAGGCGGGGATGTTCCGGTGGGGCGCCGGGCCATTGGCTACCGGGCCGGGTTTTCCCCGTGCAGGCGGGGATGTTCCTGCGCACCCCCACGGGCCGTTCGCGGTGGGGGCGTTTTCCCCGTGCAGGCGGGGATGTTCCGGCTCCAGGGCCTACGCGGACAATGCCGGGTTGGTTTTCCCCGTGCAGGCGGGGATGTTCCGGCAAGGTCGGCGTTGACGATGCGGACGCTGCCGTTTTCCCCGTGCAGGCGGGGATGTTCCGCCGGTTCCCTCAATGGCCTTCCTGTGCTCGGTGTTTTCCCCGTGCAGGCGGGGATGTTCCGCCCGAGTGTCTGAAACAGACAGCCAACCGACGGTTTTCCCCGTGCAGGCGGGGATGTTCCGTTGGAGCCGGGGACACTGTACGGCGTCGCGTGGTTTTCCCCGTGCAGGCGGGGATGTTCCGCTCTTGGAGCGGGTCCTGGGAGCGAGGTTCGCGTTTTCCCCGTGCAGGCGGGGATGTTCCGATGCAATTGAGCCAAACCATGCGCTTGTTGAAGTTTTCCCCGTGCAGGCGGGGATGTTCCGTGCGCCGAGGCTGGGCACGCGGGCTGCGTGAAGTTTTCCCCGTGCAGGCGGGGATGTTCCGTGAGGGGTGCCCTGCGGGCGGTAGTCGTCCCAGTTTTCCCCGTGCAGGCGGGGATGTTCCGGTCCGGTGATCGAGTCGCAGCGCCTCCAGCTCGTTTTCCCCGTGCAGGCGGGGATGTTCCGTCCATCATCACCCGGGTCGCCGGGGCAGCCGAGTTTTCCCCGTGCAGGCGGGGATGTTCCGTCGGTCGGCGTGATCGAGAGTTCCGTACTCACGTTTTCCCCGTGCAGGCGGGGATGTTCCGTCGGCCACCCTGTGATGCCGGGGGGTGAGGGCGTTTTCCCCGTGCAGGCGGGGATGTTCCGGCCGCCCTGAGCCTTCCAGCCAGCAGGAGGCCGTTTTCCCCGTGCAGGCGGGGATGTTCCGCGAACAACAATCCCGAACTCGCCTCCTACTACGTTTTCCCCGTGCAGGCGGGGATGTTCCGTCAACGCGGAGGGCCTGACCCTGCGCCAGCGGGTTTTCCCCGTGCAGGCGGGGATGTTCCGGTCAGCCCGCCCGTCTGCCCGGTGATCGCGTCGTTTTCCCCGTGCAGGCGGGGATGTTCCGCAATGACCCGCTACGGTGCCGCCGCCCACACCGTTTTCCCCGTGCAGGCGGGGATGTTCCGTCGTTGCCGCTGACGTTGGCCCCGCTGTTGTAGTTTTCCCCGTGCAGGCGGGGATGTTCCGGACACCCGGTTCAGGGAGTACGCCCTGCACGAGTTTTCCCCGTGCAGGCGGGGATGTTCCGGCGGCCGGCCTGCTCGACCCGAAACGGATGGCGTTTTCCCCGTGCAGGCGGGGATGTTCCGGTGGATCAGGCCCGCCTCGCACTCCGCAACATGTTTTCCCCGTGCAGGCGGGGATGTTCCGCGCGCACCGTTCGGCCAGGGCCAGATGCGCCGGTTTTCCCCGTGCAGGCGGGGATGTTCCGCTCCGCCCGGAGGGCGTGGAATGCCTCCAGGAGTTTTCCCCGTGCAGGCGGGGATGTTCCGGCCGAACCCTTCCGGGGCGCCGCCGAGGCCGCGTTTTCCCCGTGCAGGCGGGGATGTTCCGCTCGTGGAGGTGAGCCGTGAATGATCTCCCGCGTTTTCCCCGTGCAGGCGGGGATGTTCCGGCTTCATGAAGGGTGAAGGGCGGGGCGAGTCCGTTTTCCCCGTGCAGGCGGGGATGTTCCGCGTACCCTGTCCGCCCCCCCGCCGACCAGCCCGTTTTCCCCGTGCAGGCGGGGATGTTCCGCGCCTCCACCAGGACCGCGTGCAGGTCTCGACGTTTTCCCCGTGCAGGCGGGGATGTTCCGATTGACCGCGAGGCTTACCTTTATGCCGAGGGGTTTTCCCCGTGCAGGCGGGGATGTTCCGCGCAATCCACCCGCATGGCCGCCCTCATCCGGGTTTTCCCCGTGCAGGCGGGGATGTTCCGCGGGAAGGGGTCCGGGCGCCGACGCTCGTGGAGTTTTCCCCGTGCAGGCGGGGATGTTCCGCAAAACGTGCGAACCGCAATCCTGACCGCCGCGTTTTCCCCGTGCAGGCGGGGATGTTCCGGTGGCGGAGCGACACAGGGGGCGCAAACTGACGTTTTCCCCGTGCAGGCGGGGATGTTCCGGCGCGGCACGACACCCCGAGCAGCCGGGGCACGTTTTCCCCGTGCAGGCGGGGATGTTCCGGGGGGCGCGTGAGACGCGGCGAGGAGAGGCTGGTTTTCCCCGTGCAGGCGGGGATGTTCCGCGGTTCCCTGTGACAGCAGGTCGAGCCGCTTCGTTTTCCCCGTGCAGGCGGGGATGTTCCGCTTCCTCACGGTCACGGCAGGCCGCTTGAGGTGTTTTCCCCGTGCAGGCGGGGATGTTCCGATCGCCCCCGCTCCACGACGGTCCTGCCCGTGGGCGGGGATGTTCCTCGCTGGGCTTAGGTGGCGCAGGGCGCAGGTCAGACTCCATTCGTCTCTCCCTCAAGTCCTAGGCACTCCGCCCGGGAGCGTATTAGCCTGGATAGGCGCGCTCTGGTACCAGTCCGTTGCCGAGCCCGCCGTTTGCCTAAAATCGATGATGCCATGGGGAGTCCGACACTGTCCTCAGGCCGCAGGCTCCTCGTCGGTGTCCTCTTCCACCCGCCTGGCCGCGCTCCTGATCTTGAGGGGCTTGGGGGTGAGGAGGTCGCCCAGGCTGAAGGTGTGGCGCTCGTGTTCCTCGACGAAGATGTGACGGTAGATGTCCGCCGTCGTGCTGGGGCGGCTGTGTCCCAGCTTCTCGCTCACCACCTCCATCGGTACGCCCCTGGACAGCATCAGGCTCGCGTACGTGTGCCGCAGGTCGTGGAAACGCACTTCCCCTAGGCTCGCTTTGGCGGCAATCTTCCCAGCAAGCTTGGTCAAGGAGTCGGGGTACAGCCGTTGCCCCCGCGCGTTCGCGAACACATGCCCTCCGGGGTTGATGCCCTCCTGCCGATGCCGCCGAAGCAGTTCCACCGTCTCCAGCGCGAGGTGGAGGTCGCGGATGCCCGACTCCGTCTTGGGCGCTCCCAGCGTCGCCTTGCCATTGACCACCGTGATGTTCTCCCGCACCCGTAACAGCCCCTGCTCCAGGTCGAGGTGAGCCCACCTCAGGGCGCAGACTTCACCCCGCCGCAGGCCCGTCGCGATCACGAACTCGAAGAGGACGCTCAGGCGATGTTTCCCC from Deinococcus aetherius includes:
- a CDS encoding PIN domain-containing protein, with product MPLTELAVNTVTLIELEFGMSLKPARLAVVEVALNLWLPQVMVLDYGPQDAGITSYIRTALWQ
- a CDS encoding type II toxin-antitoxin system Phd/YefM family antitoxin, which encodes MTVFNMHDAKKQLSKLVDAAERGETVVIARNGKPAVQLTAIGAAGQQWSPEAPAFFTSAPSPELADFEMPEDDVLPPHERNLF
- the casA gene encoding type I-E CRISPR-associated protein Cse1/CasA is translated as MLASFSLIDDGWIPSRPLEGGAVQHVGLREVLTQAQAFERIDDPSPLVTVALYRLCLAVLHRALRGPGDAAQVAEWYSGGFSQEAIHRYLDAHADRFDLFHETLPFMQVADLTPELDGGKYLSHWTRLGTEVGSANTTALFNPAGRPGGERNDSISPAEAARRLLEHQTFALGGLIKRFTTSAKAAPIATFALTLPQGRTLHETFCLNLVPYRPDGDAPAWEQPPLRAEAVRKLYEGSADLSRVVMGLTDHYSWVSRSVRLTQVEEDGSVRVRFIGFAAGIPFKNTLEETGKTVDPMVATVPGRDPKQPFPFPQKLRREQLFWRDVLALLPEPQNQRQVLEGGQAAGQVVRVKGTPPASVYHAREVLRALEEQGHSIGGSFDLDALEDAPTSRYAYAQPVIPVSVFGQVTDQGKAFSYRQEGYTLPHAFVEEPQRFTDEVFTALEAAKHAGGGLKQAIRRLVVETLSRGGEREPHKDDVNKLMDQLPAEATFWARLEAPFRQYLAALDDSPPAAAREWRRTLTRTAWDAWTLACQGVGEGAAALRAASIAKGILVSTLKPLNSGGD
- the casB gene encoding type I-E CRISPR-associated protein Cse2/CasB, which produces MTAEEEKKPQERQTQRQKQLEKWQRFFESLAEFDRGQLAKLRQSLANRPARFLTGTLYAAGLENETRVEWQRDVLELVAGLFSLVERPHDEQTEAEAERQKRKQQPLGLLLGELHVAQNRKSGRKLDAPSSIESRFLALLDADAEALPYQLRQALTLLKANDTKPDWARLTNDLMLWQTRLGDGIRREWSDAFYTEAAKQIRAEANTIDTPEPELAPEDPA
- the cas7e gene encoding type I-E CRISPR-associated protein Cas7/Cse4/CasC, which translates into the protein MKALLELHLIQNFAPSNLNRDDTGSPKDAYFGGVRRARVSSQSFKRAMRMDFKERHLLTRDEIGERTKRAHEAIRDLLKEAGRGHEEAEKAAIEALKGVKLEVKTTKRKDGIQEKKTEYLVFLGRDELASFSQKILENWEGFEAHLKALEAEAQKKTPKAVDLPKELKANLLGALDGSRAVDIALFGRMLADLPDKNADAAAQVAHALGTHAMSRREFDFYTAVDDLKPNDTAGADMLGTVEFGSATFYRYLCIDLAKLRGNLGGDDDLVLRGLKALLYASVYAVPTGKQNTFAAHNLPSLISTVVRQDASPRNLANAFEVAVKAREGGHVAPSIEKLANEWDRQERIFGQGGRGRYVNAHDELEMEALGERQPNVETLIGSVLNDVRGVLGQLGQ
- the cas5e gene encoding type I-E CRISPR-associated protein Cas5/CasD — translated: MATLLIRLVGPMQAWGTRSQFDDRDTEAEPSKSGVLGLVAAALGIDRAEPVDHLAALRFGVRVDREGVVRSDYHTAQLFPGERKTSTSVTRRAYLVDAAFWAALGGERPLLEATHAALRNPHWPLCLGRKSFPPSEALWLDGGVREGELLDVLRSAPSLRGERNDPDAPYRFVVDRDAVSGDTRRLSPGLRRDDPTASFAERRYALRDVWMFSEAPMARPAPLPEVG
- the cas6e gene encoding type I-E CRISPR-associated protein Cas6/Cse3/CasE, with protein sequence MYLSRLFLNEGNRQADGDLRSAYGLHQSLRWAFPGAGEEGRPLPDGERLLWRNDDQKGLLVQSMTRPDWQALEDRWPGYFQDIQVRPLDLSGLREGDRLLFRLRANVTVNRYRNDQDRTTDPRTKREALRGAKEQLEWLDRQGERGGFAILGADIVQSGNVRLYKARGGAPMTLFAVTFEGLLTVEDPSQLAQTAQQGVGKAKSLGFGLLSLARR
- the cas1e gene encoding type I-E CRISPR-associated endonuclease Cas1e, with amino-acid sequence MTDLMTHQSQAPIVWKKQNLRELPKFRDGTSYLYLEHSTLEQDGRSIQAFHPEGMITIPCASLGVLLLGPGTSVSHSAMKALSDTGCSVLWVGEQGVRMYASGVGESRKSERLMRQARLWAHPRSRERIVRQMYTMRFPEGLPDHLTLQQIRGREGARVRDLYARYSQAHGVKWQERKYNRGNWDEASPINKAISSGTACLYGLAHAAILSCGYSPALGFVHTGKQLSFVYDVADLYKMEVVMPVAFQEAARGGQDIDRRVRLALRDHIKQLRLLERMANDLLTLLDDRHEIDPGDDDVGELWDPEGNVQGGVNHAGDDA